Genomic window (Zingiber officinale cultivar Zhangliang chromosome 2B, Zo_v1.1, whole genome shotgun sequence):
tgtttattttaaaagtttgttgtttgtttatttagcatGTAAAACTTTTTTTAATAAACATGATTCACAACATTAACGAGTCAAACGCATATATatttaagcttgtttgtttaatttaatgagttgttcaaacttgtttatttaatcGATCTTATGTGTattaaacgaatataaacaaATTCTTATCAAATCGAACATCAAGTTTTTTCATGAATATTCGGTTCATTTACGGTCCTATCTACAGCTCCTCATTCCATGATCCACTCCGTTCATGGTTAAACCTCTCCAGCACACAAACAAGTACAAAAAGTAAGATGACAAGCAAAAACGAAAAATACGAGAAGATGAACTGAAGATACAAAACAAATGTAAGAGGGACAATAAGAAACTCCGCCAAGAAACCAAGTGATAACTTtataagaaataagaaaaaaagtAATTTCTACATGGACATCTGTACGGGAAGACTATGGATGAACTCTGGAAATTGCAAAACATTGATTTGACTCTCCAAGATCTCCTTATTATGCAGCTAGCAGAAATTGTAGCAAAGCTCGAGAAACACAAACAATGTCTTCATTGTCACAAgccctgttgttgttgttgttgttgttgatacaACTTCCTTGAATTGCTAACAAAAGGGCAAAGCTGATAACTGAATTGTTTTTTGCAAATAATAATCAGACTATCAATCTCTCTGACGATGATGATCCACCTGCTTCTTTACTTTCCAGATCATTTGAATTGTTACTCTCCGTTACAGTCTCAATCTCCATTTTTCCTGCATGGTTCCATCGGCTTCTTCGATCCTTTTAGGGAAGAAAACGCAAGGCACATTAAATTTCTCAAGCTATGCCTCAAGATGAAACTGAAAACTAGATTATCTAAAGAGAATCCACCTAAATTACTCCAtctaaaaattttactttaaattttagatagggtaattaaaatttttttgcattagctaccctatccattctctaaattttatatttatgaatagtattatctaaatttagagaatggacCCTTCTCTAAACTAGGGATGACAATGAGCCGAGTTTAAATTCGGCCCTATATTAAATTTGTCCCGTTCGGGGTAGGTTCAAACCCGGTTAGACGGATTACTAGACGGGTCTAAACCCGTTGACCAGATTTAGAAACGGATTCGGAGCGGATTATGGGTTTCAATGAACCCGTCCCGTATatgtaataataatatttatgttttatatttatattatataatataaaatatacaataataataatttagtgttgatttgtatttttttttttgttcaacagGTTGGCGGGTCCAACCCGCTATGGACCTATCGGATTTTGAACAGGGTCTGGATGGGATAGGTTGAAAAATTAGGAGAGGCGGATCCGGATTCAGATCTATTTTTTTTTGACAAGGCTGGTTCTAAAATTGACCAAAGCCGACTCAAATCTGCTCCGTTACCATCTCTATCTAGAGTGGACAATCAATATTCCTGAAGTAAAAAAACATACCAACTAATTACAATCCACTTAATAACATTCGTTGGTCTTTATCAACAACTAATATCTTTTTCAGACTATTATCTGTATCTTTTTTCTGAAACAAAACAACTTGTATAAAGATTCTTATACTAAAGTTTGAGCACGGATCCTCTAGTCCGCAAAACGCTGACTAAAGTTATACCTCACTCTTCCTTCCTTAGCTTTACTTTTAAGGATAATAATGGGACGAATTTAAATCTGACCCGCATTAAATTCGTTCCATTCCAATTAAATAGATTATAGGGTGGGCTTAAATCTGTTGATCGGATTTAAAAGTGGATTTGGGACGAATTACGAATTTTAATGAACCCGCtcattgtgtgtgtgtgtatatatatatatatatatattaaagctTAACGGGTTAACGGATCCAACTAGCCCCAAACCTGTCGGGTTTTGAGTGGGGTCAGACGGGACGGTCCGGATTCGGATCTATTTTTTTCTAGAGAGGCGGATTCTGGTATTAGCCAAACCTGGTTCGAACCCGTCCCGTTGCTATTCCTACCGTAAACATTAtatataagagaaaaaaataggaaAACTGATATAGTGAAAAGtggatatttaaatttaataaagtaatttttttatcataaattatgtattttggatAGAGAAACTAATGTGGATGTTCTAAGATGTTTATACAAGTTCAAACTGACCTCGTCGGCTTCCAACATTCGGACAACCTGACCCATGTTAGGTCGTTTGTTCGACTCAGGATCGACACATCTCAAAGCAACCAATAGAACGCGCTTAAGAGCTCGAGCAGCCGGTTTAACATGAAGAACAGGATCCACTACTTCCTCTGTTCTCCTACTTCCAACCATCATTTTAAGCCACTCCACAAGATTCACCTGCACGTCCAATTTCACTTGTCATCAGTAACAACTTATTGTCCTGGCTTTAGGATAGCTGAATGTACCTCATTTGCAGGCCTGCCATGATCCACAGGATCCCTCCCGGTCACCGTTTCCAGTAACAAAACTCCGAAGCTGTAAACGTCACTCTTCTCGTTCAGAAGTCCAGTATTCGCATATTCGGGAGCCACATACCTAAAGCGAAAGCGAACGCGAAAGCGAACAAAATATTAGCTCTGGTGGTGAATCCACATGAGGGAAAAGTGGCATACCCGAATGTTCCCATAACTCTGGTAGTAATGTGGCTTTTGCCTGCACCCAAGAGCTTAGCTAGCCCGAAATCAGACACCTTCCCATTGTACTCATCATCAAGTAAGATATTACTGGATTTTATGTCACGATGAACAACCTTTGGCTCGATTGCCTCGTGCAAATAGGCAAGGCTGCAAAACAAGCACATACAATCACTCAATTACCATCCGGGGACACCTTAATCGACACGAATCAGTTAACGAGAGCCCGTACGCCTTGGCGGTGCCTAGGATCGACTTCATGCGTTGTTCCCAAGTAAGAACACCATGTTGATGCAAAGCTCCATGAAGCCATTGCTCCAAGTTTCCATTGTTGACATATTCATAAACAAGCATCCTATAAAAACAAGCTGAGTACTACTGACAAAGATAATCATCCTCAAAACAAGATAAAGGCATTAGTGCTCAAGAAACAAAATAAGCCTTCACCTGTGGGTTCCTTCTATGCAATATCCCAGAAGTCTGACTAGATTTTTGTGTCGGACATGGCCGATAGCTTCCACTTCCACTTGGAATTCTTTCTCAGCTTGGCCTCTGAAACATTCATGTCAAGTGCAAAATTAGACTATAATTTCAAATGACAATGTTTTGGATCACTGAAAATCACAATGGCAATGAGACTATGAAAAAATGACACCAACAGATTATTCAGAAGCTTCTTGACTGCAACATCGGTTCCGTTTATCAGGCGTCCGCGATAAACAACTCCATATCCACCCTCGCCGAGGATATTTTCCTTGGAGAACCAATTTGTAGCATTCTCGAGATCCCGAAGTGTAAACCAGTGGCCCCATCCCAAGTGTGAGAACTCCGGCAAACCGATCAACGGAGACGCGGTGACAAGACTATACGGTGAGTACGGTTTCCTGGCATGACCTGAGCTACCTTCATCGCCGGAATAGGAACTACCAGCCCTGTCAATGTGGTAAGCTGAGCTGCATTGGCTCATGTTATCAGCATCACTAGATTTGCTCACTGTCATATGGGTGAGCAGTTTTCCAGAGTCCTCACTGAACTTGTCATAGGATGAGTGGAAAGCTCCGTCGCGCTCTTGAAGCGACCGGGCGAGGCTACGAGTGCCAATTCTGTCAACCGTAATCTCTTTTGACACATTGGGGATTTGTGAGACGACAATTTTATCGAAGGACCGCCTAGTCTTCCGCTGAGAGGTGACCCATAGGGAGAGGATTGAGAGAATGAACACGATCAAAACACCAACAGAAATGCCAATCACAACCCAAAGTCTCAGCCCAAGCACCGGCGTCTTTTCTGATAATTCAGCATTTAAAGAATCACCTGATGCCATTTTTGCTTCCTGAAACCGACAATGAAAAATGCAGTAAATCATCAATTATCCACAATTTTGGCACAAACTTTTGGGGTTTCTCCCATCAATTTTCTTCAATGATGATTGATACAATGCAATTGGAAATTGAGAATCAAAAACCCTGAAAATGTACATTCAAAAACCACCCAAAGAGTATCCTGCAACAAGGAGAAAGAGAAGTACCTATTTCCTTGAGTGACAAAGTAAAGGGTTTTCGTCCTCAGGCAAAGAAAAAAAAGTCTAATGGAAGAACAGAGAACAGATGGAGAATGAAGATAATTTTCATCAGTTTGGAAGCAGAAAAGGGAGCAACTTGGTGAAATGTTTACCTTTTCTCTTTCTATTCCTCAACGTGAGAGGGGGAAGATGGAGCTTTGCGTGAGAGAGGAAAAGCAGTAAAGATAAAGCAAGCTAGCGGAGAGTGCAGGGTCGGCATAAGGAGTAGAGAAGACcatgcaccaaggattggaagtGATTAAATGCGCTgaccagtaaaaaaaaaaaaacctccaaAGCCAACTTCATGGCTGGCGTTACTGCCTCCATCTCAGGGCCAAATCTTAACTCTCCGTAATACCTTCCAAGTTAGATTTGAAGTTTTCCAAATGTCGTAACTGGGTGTTGGGCAGGAATAGGATGCTCTTCTTCTCCCTTTTCCTCTGTAAAAAAGGATGAATCGATTGCTTGCACGAGATGGGAGGAAGCATGGCAGGGCCACTTTAGTTAATCTTTAACATCATTTCCCCACAACAGGATGATGGTTATTATAATCTGCACACTGCACTGCACAGAGGCCACGGGCCA
Coding sequences:
- the LOC122044953 gene encoding probable receptor-like protein kinase At2g42960, with protein sequence MEAVTPAMKLALEEAKMASGDSLNAELSEKTPVLGLRLWVVIGISVGVLIVFILSILSLWVTSQRKTRRSFDKIVVSQIPNVSKEITVDRIGTRSLARSLQERDGAFHSSYDKFSEDSGKLLTHMTVSKSSDADNMSQCSSAYHIDRAGSSYSGDEGSSGHARKPYSPYSLVTASPLIGLPEFSHLGWGHWFTLRDLENATNWFSKENILGEGGYGVVYRGRLINGTDVAVKKLLNNLGQAEKEFQVEVEAIGHVRHKNLVRLLGYCIEGTHRMLVYEYVNNGNLEQWLHGALHQHGVLTWEQRMKSILGTAKALAYLHEAIEPKVVHRDIKSSNILLDDEYNGKVSDFGLAKLLGAGKSHITTRVMGTFGYVAPEYANTGLLNEKSDVYSFGVLLLETVTGRDPVDHGRPANEVNLVEWLKMMVGSRRTEEVVDPVLHVKPAARALKRVLLVALRCVDPESNKRPNMGQVVRMLEADEDRRSRWNHAGKMEIETVTESNNSNDLESKEAGGSSSSERLIV